From Verrucomicrobiota bacterium:
CGAATGTTGGGGGAAGGTGTACCCTTTTCCTTTGGATCGCTCACGCATTGGCGGGAGGCGTTTGGCTATGCAACGAATCCCAGGTATGGCGAGTCGGGATCCATGATAATCCTTGCTTTGGCTGCACTTACCGGAGGTGTTTGGGCGATCCTGTTATCCTCAATCAGTCGTGTACTAACTCCGAAAAATGCAATGAAGGCATATTTGCAGGCCTTTCCAACCTTATGGATGGCGGCGTTTATCCTAATCATGGCATGGGGAATGAAGGAGATTTGCACCACGGGCCTCCACACGGACAAATACCTGTTTTCATTATTGGGTGATCGATTACCGGTTTGGACGTTGCCTCTTTTGACCTTCTGTATCGCTTCCGGAATGGCGTTTGCAACAGGTACCAGTTTTGGAACCATGGGCATACTGATTCCTGTCTTATTGCCGCTGGCGTACAGTCTGGGAGCTTATGATGGTGAAACGAACATCTATTTCTGGCTGACCTCCGCTGCGATTTTGGACGGTGCGATCTTCGGGGATCATTGTAGCCCTATAAGCGATACGACTGTTCTATCGTCTATAGCCTCGGGTTGCGATCATATCGACCACGTGAGTACGCAGATTGTCTATGCTTTGTCTGTGATGATTATGGCCGCCGGATGCGGATACCTGGCCATTGGAATGGGGCTTCCGCTGTGGTTCTTTTTTGTTATGTTTCCCTTGTTAACTGCCGGAGTCTTCTTTGTCTTTGGGAAAAAAGTCGTCAATAATTGAACTTAAATTGAATCTTTAAGGGAATCCTCACTCGTATTCTTAGCTATGTGCAGTCTTATGAAGCCAAAAATCCTGATATCGGCGGTATTCTTTTTCATACTGCTTGCTTGGTTTCTTATCCCTCAATCGTTTCGTCCTTCCCAAGAAACTGAAGAAAGACCAACGAAGCCAGGTCTACTTCAAACTTCTCTCGGTTCTTCAAAAGAATCCCCGGCAAGTGATCTCACATCGCTTGAGGATAAATTGCGATTTCGGTTGTTGGGCGAATTGGAAACGCTGAAACAAGTACACGGGGAGCTTGAGGGGCAGGCGGTTATAAAAGGACTATTTACCTGGTTGGACAACGAACCTTCTGAAATCGCCGCCAAGTCCGTTCAAGCCGTTCTGGAAAGTGGTGTTGATGCGTTTGCCTTCGGACGATTTTCCCCGGGTGCAGATGGGTTTCTACAATCCTACCCCACATTCCGGACAGCTCTGCTGGATAGGTTGGAGAAATTGGATCCGGCGTTGGCTGTGGAAGTCGGCAAGGCCATTTTAAATGCTTCGGAGAAGGTCGATGAGTGGGCCATTTCATTACGAACCTTATCGCGTCACGGGGCTTCGCGGTCGGATGAGCAATTTTTAAATACCAAAGTGCAGGAGCTTCTGCTTCGGGAGACCTGGCTGGAAGAACCCACATTTTCGTTTTTGCACGCATTTGATGCGGTTGTCCAAGCTGGGCAATTAGCAAGCATTGAACGATTGGGTGAATTAATGACCGAGCCACCCAACCGTGCCGTCGGTCATGCCGCAACCATCTCGGTTGACCGGTTCTTTCAGCAGCATGCCGCAGTTGGAGCCAACTACTTGGTAGAGCATCCTGATTTTTTAAACGCCTCGTCTGGATTTCGGGCCACCTTGATCGCTCGAGTGAATCCAATTAATAGCAATGAAATGGCGGTGGCTGAAAGGTATTTGGATACCCAGGCTTTTTCAGAAGAGGAGAAACGAACGTTTCTACAAACATTTCCAAACTTTAATTCCACTTTTTCATTTAACCTGATAACCGGTTCTTTATTGATACCCCGGGAGGTTATGCGCGAGCGAAGCGTCGCTGCATACAACCAATTGTCTGTTTGGTTAAATGAAGACCGGTACCCGGAATTTAAGGACGAAATAACCAACACAGTCAATCGGCTGGCCAGAACATGGAAATTGTAAAACGGATGCATAGGTCCCAAAAAGTTTTGGTATTATTAATTCCACTGCTTGGTTTTCAGCTTCTCTACGGAGAATCGGAACCCCTGGATCCGAGTGATGCTGGGATGGCTCCTTATGTTTTCGCTGGTAGGGTTTTTGGCGGATCTACGGCAAACAGCAGTTTACTTTCTGGTAGTGGTATGGCTGTGGGTCCTGGTGTCGTTTTAACTGCGGCGCATGTTTACTGGAAAGAATCCTGGGTGGATGTTGATGGGGATGGGGAACTCGACGAACTACCTGCTGGTGCTTCTCCCTGGTTGGCTTTTCGGCAATGGTATCCTGCTGCGTCATCTTCTCAGAGTGAATCGTTCGAGAATGTTGCTTCTGTTGTGAGCCTTGCAAGTTACGACGATGTCTTGCACCAATACGATAAGAACAGGCGGGATGCCACATCGCCTTTCGAAGCTTTTAACCGGGATTCATTATTGCTGGTTTTTAGTGACGATACGGCAACTCCTCATGGGATATTGCGGGCGCATCCTCAGGCTGCTGAGTCTGGTTTCCTGGGGGGGAAGAACTTCTTTGAAGTTGTTGGGTACCCTTCTGGTAAATATAGTGGATCGGACTCCCGAAAGTGGAGGGTGCATACGACCTTGGAAAAAGGCACCTTAACCGTGACACCCGTCCCTTCTCTCGTCTTTGACGGTGGTTATACCTATGAGAACCGACTCTATACGGGTGGTGATGAGCTGGACAGTTACTCGGGAAACAGTGGTGGTCCCGTGATTGCCAGGGCCGGCGAAACGGAGCCTTGGCTGATCGTAGGGGTTTATGTAGGATCCAATGCTTTGTTTCGTGGAATGGATGGAGAGCTCTCCGCAATGATCGATGCCGCAACGGCAGGCCAAATTACTGGCAACATCCCCCAGTTTCGTTTTTCGGCAAGCGAGGTAAGTCTGACCGAAGGTGGAAATTCGATGCCTTTGGGCGTTGAACGACTGGGAAGTGCGACGGGTGCTGTCAGCGTTGAATTACAAGTGGTGGATTTAACTCCAGGGGCTGCACATGATTATTCTCATACCTTTGATCTTCAATGGGCCGATGGAGATTCAGAAATGAAGGAGATCATCATACAATCGCCGGAAGACGAATTGCGGGAAGGTCGAGAAACCCATTTACTCTATTTGAATGCTACGGATCTTCAGTCGTTGGCTATCCCGAACAAGGCAGTCGTCACTGTAGAGGACAACGACCTTAATGGTCCCCTCGACCAATGGACTATTGTTGATGAAGTAGGTGCTGTAGATTATAGTGAGGTTGTATTTGCCGAAGGAAAGTTTGTGAGTGTTGGGGCAACGAACGCGGTTCATTGGACGCCTGATTTTCAGGATGTCGGGGTGCTGGATTTTCCAGGACTCAATCGACTATATCAACTTACCCATGCCCAAGGGATTTTTGTCGGATGTGGTGAAGGACCTCAGTTGATAGTATCCGAAAATGGTGTTGATTGGGAAATAGTAGAACTACCCACCTCTGTTAGTATTCTTTCCATCCAATACGGGTTAGGCTTATTCGTGGGAGTGGGCGGTATTGATGCCAATTCATTCAGCCAGGGTGAAATCTGGGTATCGGAAGACGCTCGAACCTGGACGAAAGTTTATGATGAACGCCATGATCAGTTTGACGATGTCGAGTTCGGAAATGGAATATTCCTGGCGCGTGCCGGTAGCGATTTTTATAGTTCCAGCGATGGAATAAATTGGCAGAAGTTGGTAACTCAAGGGATTTCGAACATGGCGGGTGACGTGGAATTCGGGGATGGAGTTTTTGTAAATGCGGATCGATTGGGTGGAATTTATATAACCGAGAACGGGGTCGACTGGAGTCAGGTAAGAGACGCAGATGAAGAGGCCTATTACGGAGTTGGATTTCGAAATGGTTATTTTATTGCCACCGGAATTTCCGGGAAACTCTCAACTTCATCCGATGGAGGATTGACCTGGATCGATCGATTTCCTCCTACCAATGAAAGTCTTTGGCATGGAATTACCGCTGTTGGAAAAATGGTTGTTATCGGAAACAACGGATTACTTATGACAGCCGATCTTCCGGAATATTTTGATTTTCGACATGAACCTGATAGCCAGCGAGTGTTATTAGGTTCTGATGTGAGTTTCTTCGCCGAATTCGTAAGTTCAGTAGAAGCCACCTGGTTATTTCAATGGCAGAAAGATGGGCAAGACCTGGCAGGAGAAACAGCTTCGACACTTAATTTGTCTTTGGTTTCCTTCGACGATTCCGGAGATTATCAAATGGCTGTTAGGGGAGGTGGAGAAGAATACCGTTCAACCGTGGCCGCTTTGATTGTCGATGCACAAATTGCTGCACCGGCTAACCTGACTGTTTCAACCTCGACCAGTAGGGGCGTAACTCTTTCCTGGGAGGACTTGTCGATTGGAGAAACCGGATATCTGATTGAGCGCCGAAAATCAGGTTCGGATTCTTGGGAAATAATAACGACTATCGCTGAGGATTCAATTAGCTATCTGGACCGTTTTCTTTCTCCGGAAACCAGTTACGAGTATCGTGTTTCTACCATCTCCGATGGGGAGATTGTTTTTACGGATTCCGATTCTATTCAAACACAGCCAGCCACCGATTTCGTAAATCTTTCTACACGTGGCCTCGTTGGAAGCAATGATGAGGTGATGATAGGTGGATTTATTATTCCTGAAGGTCCCGATATGACTCTTTATATTCGGGGACTCGGACCCAGTCTTCAAGGTAGTGGGATTTCCAGTACTATAAGAGATCCAAAATTGAAATTAACTAGATCACTGGTAGCCGAGCCACTTGTAATTATTAATACGGACTGGATGGATT
This genomic window contains:
- a CDS encoding fibronectin type III domain-containing protein, which codes for MHRSQKVLVLLIPLLGFQLLYGESEPLDPSDAGMAPYVFAGRVFGGSTANSSLLSGSGMAVGPGVVLTAAHVYWKESWVDVDGDGELDELPAGASPWLAFRQWYPAASSSQSESFENVASVVSLASYDDVLHQYDKNRRDATSPFEAFNRDSLLLVFSDDTATPHGILRAHPQAAESGFLGGKNFFEVVGYPSGKYSGSDSRKWRVHTTLEKGTLTVTPVPSLVFDGGYTYENRLYTGGDELDSYSGNSGGPVIARAGETEPWLIVGVYVGSNALFRGMDGELSAMIDAATAGQITGNIPQFRFSASEVSLTEGGNSMPLGVERLGSATGAVSVELQVVDLTPGAAHDYSHTFDLQWADGDSEMKEIIIQSPEDELREGRETHLLYLNATDLQSLAIPNKAVVTVEDNDLNGPLDQWTIVDEVGAVDYSEVVFAEGKFVSVGATNAVHWTPDFQDVGVLDFPGLNRLYQLTHAQGIFVGCGEGPQLIVSENGVDWEIVELPTSVSILSIQYGLGLFVGVGGIDANSFSQGEIWVSEDARTWTKVYDERHDQFDDVEFGNGIFLARAGSDFYSSSDGINWQKLVTQGISNMAGDVEFGDGVFVNADRLGGIYITENGVDWSQVRDADEEAYYGVGFRNGYFIATGISGKLSTSSDGGLTWIDRFPPTNESLWHGITAVGKMVVIGNNGLLMTADLPEYFDFRHEPDSQRVLLGSDVSFFAEFVSSVEATWLFQWQKDGQDLAGETASTLNLSLVSFDDSGDYQMAVRGGGEEYRSTVAALIVDAQIAAPANLTVSTSTSRGVTLSWEDLSIGETGYLIERRKSGSDSWEIITTIAEDSISYLDRFLSPETSYEYRVSTISDGEIVFTDSDSIQTQPATDFVNLSTRGLVGSNDEVMIGGFIIPEGPDMTLYIRGLGPSLQGSGISSTIRDPKLKLTRSLVAEPLVIINTDWMDSVNLDSILATQLLPGDERESAIYATLPSGSYTVILSNEIDELPAVGMIEIYDATEGCSDCRLINLSTRGLVGSGDELMIGGLVVIGLAEKGVLVRALGPGLTDVASTLVDPILKMVPNVGQVVSIDDWSDSADAEIIAGFGLSLLDDKEAAGIFQIQQGAYSFQISGVGGTTGVALFEIYEIE